A genome region from Hevea brasiliensis isolate MT/VB/25A 57/8 chromosome 7, ASM3005281v1, whole genome shotgun sequence includes the following:
- the LOC110659923 gene encoding uncharacterized protein LOC110659923 isoform X2: MDAMRKQLDVLMGANRNGDVTEVNRKYYDRDVCRMYLVGLCPHELFQLTKMDMGPCPKVHSLQLRKEYEEARAKGIDNYDRELEDVIDRLIVECDKKISRALKRLEAEDAKAAIAISVSEVTQSPEIIELSKQIKEKLKEADKYDLEGKTDFKIQALEEVEKLRSERAEKQSALLLEAFNKDRASLPQPLPNPPPLAPLPVPTPDPRTQEMINEKLKKAEDLGEQGMVDEAQKALEEAEALKKLPARQEPTLDSSKYTAADVRITDQKLRVCDICGAFLSVYDSDRRLADHFGGKLHLGYMQIREKLTELQEERNKLLKGDRCDDRRSKERSRDRERESNKERDRGDSRDRERDHDRRSRDRDRHYDRDRGYDRDRDRDSDRSRCRSYDSRSRHRSRSRSRERSRDYDRHRRHDRY, encoded by the exons ATGGACGCGATGAGGAAACAGCTGGATGTGCTCATGGGAGCCAATCGGAACGGCGACGTTACGGAGGTGAATCGCAAGTACTACGATCGTGATGTGTGTCGCATGTACTTGGTTGGCCTTTGCCCCCATGAACTCTTCCAATTAACG AAAATGGATATGGGGCCATGTCCTAAGGTCCATTCACTGCAGCTGAGGAAAGA ATATGAAGAGGCAAGGGCAAAGGGTATTGATAACTATGACAGAGAGTTGGAGGATGTTATAGATCGGCTCATTGTTGAGTGTGATAAAAAAATCAGCAGAGCTCTTAAGCGTCTTGAGGCTGAGGATGCAAAGGCTGCTATTGCAATATCGGTCTCTGAGGTCACACAG TCACCAGAGATAATTGAGTTATCAAAGCAGATCAAGGAGAAGTTGAAAGAAGCTGATAAATATG ATCTTGAAGGCAAGACAGATTTTAAGATTCAAGCTTTGGAAGAGGTGGAAAAACTTAGAAGTGAAAGAGCAGAGAAGCAG TCTGCACTCCTTTTGGAAGCCTTCAACAAAGATAGGGCGTCTTTGCCTCAACCATTGCCAAACCCACCTCCATTGGCACCCTTGCCTGTACCCACTCCTGATCCTCGTACCCAGGAAATGATTAATGAGAAGCTGAAGAAGGCAGAGGATCTTG GTGAGCAAGGAATGGTAGATGAGGCTCAAAAGGCTTTGGAAGAGGCCGAGGCACTTAAGAag CTTCCTGCAAGGCAAGAGCCTACGTTGGATTCCTCCAAGTATACTGCTGCTGATGTCCGCATT ACTGATCAGAAGTTGCGTGTTTGTGACATTTGTGGAGCCTTTTTGAGCGTATATGACAG CGATCGACGTTTAGCAGACCATTTTGGAGGGAAGCTTCATCTAGGCTATATGCAAATCCGTGAGAAACTCACTGAGCTTCAG GAAGAGAGAAACAAGCTCCTCAAAGGTGATCGGTGTGATGATCGAAG ATCAAAAGAGCGAAGTAGAGACCGTGAAAGAGAATCAAACAAGGAAAGAGATCGGGGAGATAGCCGTGACCGGGAGAGGGACCATGATCGTAGGAGCAGAGATCGTGACAGGCATTATGATCGAGATCGTGGATATGATCGGGACCGTGATAGAGATTCTGATCGTTCCCGTTGCCGTAGTTATGATTCAAGAAGTCGCCACAGGTCGCGCTCTCGGTCTAGAGAACGTTCTAGGGACTATGATCGTCACAG GCGCCATGATCGGTACTAG
- the LOC110659923 gene encoding uncharacterized protein LOC110659923 isoform X1, with protein sequence MDAMRKQLDVLMGANRNGDVTEVNRKYYDRDVCRMYLVGLCPHELFQLTKMDMGPCPKVHSLQLRKEYEEARAKGIDNYDRELEDVIDRLIVECDKKISRALKRLEAEDAKAAIAISVSEVTQSPEIIELSKQIKEKLKEADKYDLEGKTDFKIQALEEVEKLRSERAEKQSALLLEAFNKDRASLPQPLPNPPPLAPLPVPTPDPRTQEMINEKLKKAEDLGEQGMVDEAQKALEEAEALKKLPARQEPTLDSSKYTAADVRITDQKLRVCDICGAFLSVYDSDRRLADHFGGKLHLGYMQIREKLTELQEERNKLLKGDRCDDRRSKERSRDRERESNKERDRGDSRDRERDHDRRSRDRDRHYDRDRGYDRDRDRDSDRSRCRSYDSRSRHRSRSRSRERSRDYDRHSRRHDRY encoded by the exons ATGGACGCGATGAGGAAACAGCTGGATGTGCTCATGGGAGCCAATCGGAACGGCGACGTTACGGAGGTGAATCGCAAGTACTACGATCGTGATGTGTGTCGCATGTACTTGGTTGGCCTTTGCCCCCATGAACTCTTCCAATTAACG AAAATGGATATGGGGCCATGTCCTAAGGTCCATTCACTGCAGCTGAGGAAAGA ATATGAAGAGGCAAGGGCAAAGGGTATTGATAACTATGACAGAGAGTTGGAGGATGTTATAGATCGGCTCATTGTTGAGTGTGATAAAAAAATCAGCAGAGCTCTTAAGCGTCTTGAGGCTGAGGATGCAAAGGCTGCTATTGCAATATCGGTCTCTGAGGTCACACAG TCACCAGAGATAATTGAGTTATCAAAGCAGATCAAGGAGAAGTTGAAAGAAGCTGATAAATATG ATCTTGAAGGCAAGACAGATTTTAAGATTCAAGCTTTGGAAGAGGTGGAAAAACTTAGAAGTGAAAGAGCAGAGAAGCAG TCTGCACTCCTTTTGGAAGCCTTCAACAAAGATAGGGCGTCTTTGCCTCAACCATTGCCAAACCCACCTCCATTGGCACCCTTGCCTGTACCCACTCCTGATCCTCGTACCCAGGAAATGATTAATGAGAAGCTGAAGAAGGCAGAGGATCTTG GTGAGCAAGGAATGGTAGATGAGGCTCAAAAGGCTTTGGAAGAGGCCGAGGCACTTAAGAag CTTCCTGCAAGGCAAGAGCCTACGTTGGATTCCTCCAAGTATACTGCTGCTGATGTCCGCATT ACTGATCAGAAGTTGCGTGTTTGTGACATTTGTGGAGCCTTTTTGAGCGTATATGACAG CGATCGACGTTTAGCAGACCATTTTGGAGGGAAGCTTCATCTAGGCTATATGCAAATCCGTGAGAAACTCACTGAGCTTCAG GAAGAGAGAAACAAGCTCCTCAAAGGTGATCGGTGTGATGATCGAAG ATCAAAAGAGCGAAGTAGAGACCGTGAAAGAGAATCAAACAAGGAAAGAGATCGGGGAGATAGCCGTGACCGGGAGAGGGACCATGATCGTAGGAGCAGAGATCGTGACAGGCATTATGATCGAGATCGTGGATATGATCGGGACCGTGATAGAGATTCTGATCGTTCCCGTTGCCGTAGTTATGATTCAAGAAGTCGCCACAGGTCGCGCTCTCGGTCTAGAGAACGTTCTAGGGACTATGATCGTCACAG CAGGCGCCATGATCGGTACTAG
- the LOC110659923 gene encoding uncharacterized protein LOC110659923 isoform X3, translated as MDAMRKQLDVLMGANRNGDVTEVNRKYYDRDVCRMYLVGLCPHELFQLTKMDMGPCPKVHSLQLRKEYEEARAKGIDNYDRELEDVIDRLIVECDKKISRALKRLEAEDAKAAIAISVSEVTQSPEIIELSKQIKEKLKEADKYDLEGKTDFKIQALEEVEKLRSERAEKQSALLLEAFNKDRASLPQPLPNPPPLAPLPVPTPDPRTQEMINEKLKKAEDLGEQGMVDEAQKALEEAEALKKLPARQEPTLDSSKYTAADVRITDQKLRVCDICGAFLSVYDSDRRLADHFGGKLHLGYMQIREKLTELQKMVKQGLQKRNVVKILKIHHILS; from the exons ATGGACGCGATGAGGAAACAGCTGGATGTGCTCATGGGAGCCAATCGGAACGGCGACGTTACGGAGGTGAATCGCAAGTACTACGATCGTGATGTGTGTCGCATGTACTTGGTTGGCCTTTGCCCCCATGAACTCTTCCAATTAACG AAAATGGATATGGGGCCATGTCCTAAGGTCCATTCACTGCAGCTGAGGAAAGA ATATGAAGAGGCAAGGGCAAAGGGTATTGATAACTATGACAGAGAGTTGGAGGATGTTATAGATCGGCTCATTGTTGAGTGTGATAAAAAAATCAGCAGAGCTCTTAAGCGTCTTGAGGCTGAGGATGCAAAGGCTGCTATTGCAATATCGGTCTCTGAGGTCACACAG TCACCAGAGATAATTGAGTTATCAAAGCAGATCAAGGAGAAGTTGAAAGAAGCTGATAAATATG ATCTTGAAGGCAAGACAGATTTTAAGATTCAAGCTTTGGAAGAGGTGGAAAAACTTAGAAGTGAAAGAGCAGAGAAGCAG TCTGCACTCCTTTTGGAAGCCTTCAACAAAGATAGGGCGTCTTTGCCTCAACCATTGCCAAACCCACCTCCATTGGCACCCTTGCCTGTACCCACTCCTGATCCTCGTACCCAGGAAATGATTAATGAGAAGCTGAAGAAGGCAGAGGATCTTG GTGAGCAAGGAATGGTAGATGAGGCTCAAAAGGCTTTGGAAGAGGCCGAGGCACTTAAGAag CTTCCTGCAAGGCAAGAGCCTACGTTGGATTCCTCCAAGTATACTGCTGCTGATGTCCGCATT ACTGATCAGAAGTTGCGTGTTTGTGACATTTGTGGAGCCTTTTTGAGCGTATATGACAG CGATCGACGTTTAGCAGACCATTTTGGAGGGAAGCTTCATCTAGGCTATATGCAAATCCGTGAGAAACTCACTGAGCTTCAG AAAATGGTTAAGCAGGGATTGCAGAAAAGGAATGTagtgaaaatactgaaaattcaTCATATCCTTAgttga
- the LOC110659922 gene encoding protein TIC 20-II, chloroplastic — MASVSFLRLSPITSPKTLAKPYPFSSFAPPLLVFLKSPPLTVPSLKPTTTRMSYNPTPATERLISAVAYTLPFFNSLQYGRFLFAQYPSLGLLFDPLIPLLNLYRSIPYASFVAFFALYLGVVRNPSFSQYVRFNSMQAVTLDVLLVVPLLLARIFNPGRSGLGFKLMVWGHNAVFLFSCFCFVYGLVSCVLGKTPYLPFVGEAAGRQV, encoded by the coding sequence ATGGCTTCCGTTTCTTTTCTTCGGCTTTCCCCGATtacctctcccaaaaccctagccaaACCCTATCCTTTTTCTTCCTTTGCCCCTCCTTTACTTGTCTTTCTCAAATCACCTCCTCTGACCGTTCCCTCACTAAAGCCCACCACCACACGTATGTCTTACAATCCCACTCCAGCCACTGAACGCTTAATCTCAGCCGTTGCTTACACTCTTCCTTTCTTCAATTCTCTCCAATATGGCCGCTTCCTTTTCGCTCAATACCCATCTCTGGGTCTTCTTTTTGACCCCCTTATCCCTCTCTTAAACCTCTATAGATCAATTCCATATGCTAGTTTTGTGGCTTTTTTCGCTCTTTATTTGGGTGTTGTTAGAAACCCAAGCTTTAGCCAGTATGTCAGGTTCAATTCAATGCAAGCTGTCACTTTAGATGTGCTTTTGGTGGTGCCCTTGCTTTTGGCCCGAATCTTCAATCCAGGTCGGAGCGGATTAGGGTTTAAGCTCATGGTTTGGGGCCACAATGCTGTGTTTTTGTTCAGTTGTTTCTGCTTTGTTTATGGGTTAGTGAGTTGTGTTCTGGGTAAGACTCCTTATTTGCCATTTGTTGGTGAAGCTGCTGGTAGGCAAGTCTAG